In Bdellovibrio sp. GT3, one genomic interval encodes:
- a CDS encoding thioredoxin family protein yields the protein MATTFTPFPDLGNSTPEFKLPAVDGKTYSLKDFSNGKPLVVMFICAHCPYVQAVEERLIQLGTDLKKDGVHVVGICSNDPKDHPEDSFEALAKRWKEKNYSFTYLVDETQEVAKAFGAVCTPDFFVYDGDLKLSYRGRLDNSWKDASKVTERELYNAVQTLLKNQKVSEEQTASMGCSIKWK from the coding sequence ATGGCGACGACTTTTACTCCTTTTCCTGATTTAGGAAATTCGACACCAGAATTTAAACTTCCGGCGGTGGATGGGAAAACATATTCCCTGAAGGACTTTTCCAATGGGAAGCCTTTGGTGGTTATGTTTATTTGCGCCCACTGCCCGTATGTGCAGGCGGTTGAAGAGCGTTTGATCCAGCTTGGAACTGACTTAAAAAAAGATGGCGTTCATGTTGTGGGCATTTGCTCGAACGATCCGAAGGATCATCCTGAAGATTCCTTTGAGGCCCTGGCAAAACGCTGGAAAGAAAAAAACTATTCTTTCACTTACCTGGTGGATGAAACACAGGAAGTGGCCAAAGCGTTCGGTGCGGTTTGCACACCGGATTTCTTCGTCTACGATGGCGATTTGAAACTTTCCTACCGTGGCCGCTTGGATAATTCCTGGAAGGATGCCAGCAAGGTCACCGAGCGTGAATTGTACAATGCCGTGCAAACTCTTTTAAAAAATCAAAAAGTATCTGAAGAACAGACAGCCTCCATGGGCTGCTCAATCAAATGGAAGTAA
- a CDS encoding biotin--[acetyl-CoA-carboxylase] ligase has translation MAGKTVNENPMSEIRIGDVTAKWARNNHLHVEYKAQQESTNLTAKELAFEEDLLEEALCLFVTDHQTAGRGRGKNTWTDSTAGSSLLSSWSYLLPMMPQPTASCLVGLAVYRACSTTWPFLKWNLKAPNDIYIGDKKVAGILLETVAQSDEARFIIGLGVNVTSSPANVETSTSILQSLPEGAPLLGEDYTAFLDRLVFELSDAASHCDQPLSPTDQLSLLHALNLHPLLKEKYTAMEADGSLYMGAKKINWSEL, from the coding sequence GTGGCTGGAAAAACTGTGAACGAAAATCCCATGAGCGAAATCCGCATCGGTGATGTGACGGCCAAATGGGCGCGCAACAATCACCTGCACGTGGAATACAAAGCTCAGCAGGAAAGCACCAACCTCACTGCCAAAGAATTGGCGTTCGAGGAGGATTTACTGGAAGAGGCTTTGTGCCTGTTCGTAACAGATCATCAAACAGCTGGCCGTGGCCGTGGTAAAAACACGTGGACTGATTCCACAGCGGGTTCTTCACTACTAAGCTCCTGGTCATACCTTTTGCCGATGATGCCACAACCAACGGCTTCGTGCCTGGTGGGCTTGGCGGTGTATCGCGCGTGCTCTACAACTTGGCCCTTTTTGAAATGGAATCTAAAAGCACCGAATGACATCTACATCGGCGACAAAAAAGTGGCAGGCATTCTGCTGGAAACTGTCGCGCAAAGTGATGAAGCCCGCTTCATCATCGGTCTGGGTGTCAATGTGACGTCATCACCGGCAAATGTGGAAACATCGACAAGTATTTTGCAATCCCTGCCCGAGGGCGCGCCCCTATTGGGTGAGGACTACACAGCGTTTTTGGACCGCTTGGTATTTGAACTCTCCGATGCGGCTTCACACTGTGATCAGCCACTAAGTCCGACGGATCAACTGTCCTTGTTGCACGCTTTGAATCTTCACCCATTGTTGAAAGAAAAGTACACGGCGATGGAAGCGGATGGTTCTTTGTACATGGGCGCTAAAAAGATCAACTGGAGCGAACTGTAA
- the nadC gene encoding carboxylating nicotinate-nucleotide diphosphorylase, producing MTLIDLIRAAIKEDMPQGDVTTESLALTPKSGRARLKAKEDIVLSGAAPFEQTMQMLEPNCRVKWHFEEGDEILNGQIICTIEGDLVQILKAERVALNFLGHLSGIATVTRRFVNQVKHTKTKILDTRKTTPGYRELEKKAVAHGGGVNHRMNLSSAILIKDNHISVMGGITNAVNRVREHSNLPMEVETRTLAEVKEAVGLNVTHLLLDNMDNDMLTQALALIPEGVKTEASGNMNLARVRSVAETGVTYISVGALTHSAPVADVSLIFAWEE from the coding sequence ATGACACTTATTGATCTGATCCGTGCTGCCATCAAAGAAGACATGCCCCAAGGCGATGTCACAACTGAGTCACTCGCATTAACTCCAAAATCCGGCCGCGCACGCCTGAAGGCCAAGGAAGACATCGTTCTTTCTGGTGCTGCACCTTTTGAACAAACCATGCAAATGCTGGAACCGAACTGCCGCGTGAAATGGCATTTTGAGGAAGGCGACGAAATTCTGAATGGTCAGATCATCTGCACGATCGAAGGCGATCTTGTACAAATTCTGAAAGCTGAACGCGTGGCTTTGAACTTCCTGGGTCACTTGTCCGGTATCGCGACAGTCACTCGCCGTTTTGTAAATCAGGTGAAACATACGAAAACCAAAATCCTCGATACTCGCAAAACAACTCCGGGTTACCGCGAGCTTGAGAAAAAAGCCGTCGCCCATGGTGGTGGTGTGAATCATCGTATGAATCTAAGTTCAGCAATCCTGATCAAGGACAACCATATTTCCGTCATGGGTGGCATCACCAATGCAGTAAACCGCGTGCGTGAGCACAGCAATCTGCCGATGGAAGTGGAAACCCGCACTTTGGCTGAAGTGAAAGAGGCCGTTGGTCTGAACGTCACTCACCTGCTTTTGGACAACATGGATAACGACATGCTGACACAAGCTTTGGCATTGATCCCTGAAGGTGTGAAAACTGAAGCCAGCGGCAATATGAATCTGGCGCGCGTGCGTTCGGTCGCTGAAACTGGCGTGACTTATATCTCCGTCGGAGCTTTGACACACTCAGCACCGGTTGCTGACGTAAGCCTTATCTTCGCGTGGGAGGAATAG
- a CDS encoding response regulator, with protein sequence MALRVLLADESSTIKKVMQLALSDFAVEVKAVPVGLDVLPVAKSFKPDIVFADVLLTKRNGYDVSLELKNDSETTNIPVVLMWSGFMEIDENKVTDSRADDRLEKPFDAEHLRGLVNKLVKKTAENPVSQYLTFPEMPEFEEMPSEGGETQMDAGISAADPEYNTLDAIPEISEDEAMSLDVPGEEFASVPLTTPRGQDEMDEGGWAHQDLTKFKLNIPQNEPDDFASKFVIPQDEDLSNAHIEVSGNFEEISFDENGPDLVQKPAPAAAKAPPAKPPEDSFLGKVEKSVKDQMMETLNKGPSTGKAQPSAAGAKPAATNAQPKTQSKMDLSSEMMEKIVREEAREVIESVCWKLLPEIAERIVREELNKLMRETEKSI encoded by the coding sequence ATGGCTTTACGCGTCTTACTTGCAGATGAGAGTTCCACAATCAAAAAGGTAATGCAACTGGCATTGTCCGACTTCGCCGTTGAGGTGAAAGCGGTCCCAGTGGGTCTTGATGTTTTACCTGTCGCTAAAAGCTTTAAGCCAGACATTGTTTTTGCAGACGTACTTTTGACAAAAAGAAACGGCTACGATGTCAGCCTGGAACTTAAAAACGATTCTGAAACCACAAATATTCCGGTTGTACTTATGTGGAGTGGTTTCATGGAAATCGACGAAAACAAGGTCACTGATTCCAGAGCCGATGACCGCTTGGAAAAACCATTCGATGCAGAACACTTGCGTGGTTTGGTGAACAAGTTGGTAAAAAAAACGGCGGAAAATCCTGTCAGCCAGTATTTAACATTCCCTGAAATGCCTGAATTCGAGGAAATGCCTTCTGAAGGTGGCGAAACTCAAATGGACGCCGGCATCTCTGCCGCTGATCCAGAGTACAACACCCTGGATGCAATCCCTGAAATCAGCGAAGACGAAGCGATGAGCCTTGATGTCCCGGGCGAAGAATTCGCATCGGTTCCTTTGACCACACCACGCGGTCAGGACGAAATGGACGAGGGCGGCTGGGCTCACCAGGATTTAACAAAATTTAAATTAAATATCCCACAGAATGAACCTGACGACTTTGCGTCTAAATTTGTAATTCCTCAAGACGAGGATTTATCAAATGCCCACATTGAAGTTTCAGGGAACTTTGAGGAAATCAGCTTTGATGAGAATGGCCCGGATTTAGTACAAAAACCGGCTCCAGCAGCAGCTAAAGCGCCTCCAGCGAAACCGCCAGAGGATTCCTTCCTGGGTAAAGTTGAAAAATCCGTCAAGGATCAAATGATGGAAACCCTGAATAAAGGGCCTTCCACTGGCAAAGCGCAACCAAGTGCTGCAGGGGCAAAACCCGCTGCCACTAATGCTCAGCCCAAAACCCAATCCAAGATGGACTTGTCCAGCGAAATGATGGAAAAGATTGTTCGTGAGGAAGCTCGCGAAGTGATTGAATCCGTTTGCTGGAAACTCCTTCCTGAGATCGCGGAGCGCATCGTTCGCGAAGAGTTGAACAAACTCATGCGCGAAACCGAGAAATCTATCTAG
- the lptG gene encoding LPS export ABC transporter permease LptG, translating to MNRIDRYTSWLFFGYFLGGLLIFLTLFTAVDAMSTISQYKDVSTATFFSYYLYSFPDIISKLLPVACLLGTILTLTNLNKNNELVALFSAGMSLLRISTPILLWVILISAGGYLMTDRLVPRANTQKNYILYYELKKEPHRFSTVKTNKIWYRTKDSIFNIKTLSAKGDRAQGLTMYFFSDDWDLVQMITAHDVVINGSQWLLEKGTVTLFTKDSSFPLTTDFKDKSIVMAEDSKDLQSAGQTAEMMSQGELKHFIKKNKDAGLDTVAYEVGYLSKMSFAFAGLVMSLLGLPFSVGRARSGGTMLNLGICLGLVFAYYVFYSSGITLGNQGAVPPVVAAWAPNILMGALALVLLKRLKR from the coding sequence ATGAACAGAATTGATCGATATACCTCTTGGCTTTTCTTTGGCTACTTCCTGGGTGGCCTTTTGATATTCCTGACTTTGTTCACGGCCGTCGACGCGATGTCGACGATTTCCCAATACAAAGACGTCAGCACGGCGACCTTTTTTAGTTATTACCTTTACTCTTTCCCTGACATTATTTCGAAATTGCTTCCGGTTGCTTGTTTGTTGGGCACGATTTTGACCCTGACAAACCTGAACAAGAATAACGAACTCGTTGCGTTATTTTCTGCCGGAATGAGTTTGTTGCGTATTTCGACCCCAATCCTGCTGTGGGTGATTCTGATCTCCGCCGGCGGTTATTTGATGACGGACCGCCTGGTGCCTCGGGCGAACACGCAGAAGAATTATATTCTCTATTATGAACTGAAAAAAGAACCGCATCGTTTTTCGACGGTGAAAACCAACAAGATCTGGTATCGCACCAAAGACTCCATTTTCAATATCAAAACCCTGAGTGCCAAGGGCGACCGCGCACAAGGGCTGACGATGTATTTCTTTAGTGATGACTGGGATCTGGTGCAGATGATCACGGCGCACGATGTGGTTATCAACGGTTCCCAATGGCTCTTGGAAAAAGGAACAGTGACCTTGTTTACCAAGGACTCCAGCTTTCCTTTGACCACGGATTTCAAAGACAAAAGCATCGTGATGGCAGAGGACTCCAAGGATTTGCAAAGTGCGGGGCAAACCGCCGAAATGATGTCCCAAGGGGAGCTTAAGCACTTCATCAAAAAGAACAAGGATGCGGGGTTGGATACGGTTGCCTATGAAGTGGGCTACCTGTCTAAAATGAGCTTCGCCTTCGCGGGCCTGGTCATGAGCTTGTTGGGCCTGCCTTTTAGCGTGGGGAGAGCTCGTTCCGGGGGCACCATGTTGAACCTGGGTATCTGTCTGGGCTTGGTTTTCGCCTATTACGTATTCTATTCGTCAGGGATTACCCTGGGGAATCAGGGGGCAGTACCTCCGGTGGTGGCAGCTTGGGCTCCGAATATCTTAATGGGCGCTTTGGCCTTGGTCCTTCTCAAAAGGCTGAAACGCTGA
- the def gene encoding peptide deformylase, translated as MIMKILTFPDPRLREVADPVKPSEFGTPELKQLQEDMIETMYDAHGIGLAAPQVGELRRMIVIDTRPKDDKGRRYKDEEMTDLEKQVVQPLVLINPEIVKGEGKTTFDEGCLSVPGYYETVERYDYIEMRAYDVNGKEFVVKTDGLLAICMQHELDHLEGTLFIDHLSFVKSNKIKKQIQKHGYPTREQMEKARSKELEGEERE; from the coding sequence ATGATCATGAAAATCCTCACTTTCCCAGACCCGAGACTTCGCGAGGTTGCTGACCCTGTGAAGCCTTCCGAGTTCGGTACGCCGGAGCTGAAACAGCTTCAAGAGGACATGATTGAGACCATGTACGATGCCCACGGTATCGGATTGGCAGCGCCTCAAGTCGGCGAACTTCGCCGCATGATCGTGATCGACACTCGCCCTAAAGACGACAAAGGTCGCCGCTACAAAGATGAAGAGATGACTGATCTTGAAAAACAAGTGGTGCAACCACTGGTTTTGATCAATCCCGAGATCGTTAAAGGTGAAGGCAAAACGACTTTTGACGAAGGTTGCTTGTCAGTGCCAGGTTACTACGAAACTGTTGAGCGCTATGACTACATCGAAATGCGCGCTTATGATGTGAACGGCAAAGAGTTCGTCGTGAAAACTGACGGTCTACTGGCAATTTGCATGCAGCACGAGTTGGATCATTTGGAAGGTACTTTGTTTATCGACCACTTGAGTTTCGTAAAATCCAACAAGATTAAAAAACAAATTCAAAAACACGGCTATCCTACACGTGAACAAATGGAAAAGGCCCGCAGCAAAGAACTAGAAGGCGAAGAGCGTGAGTAA
- the fmt gene encoding methionyl-tRNA formyltransferase → MSKVRVCFLGTPEFAVTSLKALLADNHFEVVGVVTQPDRPAGRKMQLTPSPVKVLALEHGLKVITPESLKKDPEAVAEIRSWGAEVGVVVAFGQILTQDFMDSFKFGCVNVHGSILPRWRGAAPIQRAIEAGDEESGVALQKMVKKLDAGDIIGIRRVKITPEMHALQLHDVLADLGADLLRVELMDYVRGNLAPTPQDESLVTIAPKIDKAESQVDWTKSAKSIDGKVRGFVYGPGTYTLLDGKKLKLHVVRPLPASGAAVPGTVTAVDADSITVATGDGLLKLLEVQPESRNRMKVSDFLKGHALKPGDKIG, encoded by the coding sequence GTGAGTAAAGTCCGCGTCTGCTTTCTGGGAACTCCAGAATTTGCTGTAACATCTTTGAAAGCTCTTCTAGCAGATAACCATTTTGAAGTCGTCGGAGTTGTGACTCAGCCGGATCGTCCGGCGGGTCGAAAAATGCAACTCACGCCCAGTCCGGTGAAAGTGCTCGCACTTGAACACGGTTTGAAAGTTATCACTCCTGAATCCCTTAAAAAAGATCCTGAAGCCGTCGCTGAAATTCGCTCCTGGGGAGCCGAAGTTGGCGTGGTTGTGGCCTTCGGGCAAATCCTTACGCAAGACTTTATGGATTCCTTCAAGTTTGGCTGCGTGAATGTGCACGGTTCGATTTTACCTCGTTGGCGTGGGGCAGCCCCGATTCAGCGTGCGATTGAAGCGGGTGATGAAGAATCCGGTGTGGCTTTGCAAAAGATGGTCAAAAAATTGGATGCGGGGGATATCATTGGTATTCGCCGTGTGAAGATCACTCCCGAAATGCATGCTTTGCAGTTGCACGATGTGCTGGCTGATTTGGGTGCTGATTTGTTGCGAGTGGAGTTGATGGATTACGTGCGCGGAAATCTGGCGCCGACTCCGCAGGATGAATCTTTGGTGACGATCGCTCCTAAAATTGACAAGGCCGAGTCACAGGTTGATTGGACCAAGTCTGCAAAATCCATTGATGGAAAAGTGCGCGGCTTTGTTTATGGCCCGGGTACTTACACTTTGCTTGATGGTAAAAAATTGAAATTGCATGTGGTGCGTCCTTTGCCAGCTTCTGGTGCGGCAGTGCCAGGCACCGTGACTGCGGTGGATGCGGATTCCATCACTGTCGCAACGGGTGATGGACTTTTGAAATTGCTTGAAGTTCAGCCGGAATCCCGCAATCGTATGAAGGTGTCTGACTTCTTAAAAGGACATGCACTTAAACCCGGAGATAAAATTGGCTAA
- the rpe gene encoding ribulose-phosphate 3-epimerase, with the protein MVAPSILSADFANLEKEVKAIAAAGADWAHVDVMDGHFVPNLTIGIPVVKALKKVSPIPLDVHLMITEPEKYIADFIKAGADYLTIHVEATRDPASVLRQITALGAKAGITLRPGTPVESVLPLLNLCDLVLVMTVEPGFGGQSFMHDQIAKISKLRHEIDQQGLNCLIEVDGGITDVTAKLCHEADVFVAGSYVFGKDYAQAIASLK; encoded by the coding sequence ATGGTTGCTCCCTCTATTCTGTCCGCTGACTTTGCTAATCTTGAAAAAGAAGTCAAAGCCATTGCGGCAGCGGGAGCTGACTGGGCCCATGTGGATGTGATGGACGGGCACTTCGTGCCGAATCTGACCATCGGTATTCCTGTTGTTAAAGCACTTAAAAAAGTTTCTCCGATTCCGCTGGATGTTCACTTGATGATCACTGAGCCGGAAAAATATATCGCAGACTTCATCAAAGCCGGTGCTGACTATTTGACGATCCATGTGGAAGCGACTCGCGATCCCGCGTCGGTGCTTCGTCAAATCACGGCGTTGGGTGCAAAAGCGGGGATCACTCTTCGTCCTGGCACTCCGGTGGAATCTGTTCTGCCGTTATTGAATTTGTGTGATTTGGTTTTGGTGATGACCGTCGAGCCGGGGTTTGGCGGACAATCCTTCATGCACGATCAAATCGCGAAGATCTCCAAACTGCGCCACGAAATCGACCAGCAGGGTCTTAACTGTCTGATCGAAGTCGACGGCGGCATCACTGACGTCACAGCCAAGCTTTGTCACGAAGCCGACGTGTTTGTGGCAGGCAGCTACGTCTTCGGCAAAGACTACGCCCAAGCAATCGCTTCCCTTAAGTAA
- a CDS encoding substrate-binding periplasmic protein, translated as MKLVPLVGSLVFSSMAAMANTGALNTVVPDGMAAPLLNEQKSGEVEGIIADYNRALFRILKRDGNVSVMTRYRLQEYLLNGKVDYICYASKVWVEDTEKFIWTKPLFTKREVLLGPTPMPKDPKKLKGKTIGTILGYVYPKLDPLFQSKWLQREDASSEFSNLNKLRYGRVKYVVTDEIFIEYYNFLNKDQSLDEGRQRIPLQKYDVSCLISRKSSLTVQELNRAISKLKSSGELKKIFKKYGVDLH; from the coding sequence ATGAAGCTGGTTCCTCTTGTCGGTTCATTGGTTTTTTCCAGTATGGCGGCGATGGCAAACACTGGAGCACTGAATACTGTCGTACCCGACGGTATGGCTGCACCATTGTTGAATGAACAAAAATCCGGAGAAGTCGAGGGCATCATTGCCGACTACAACAGGGCCCTTTTTAGAATACTTAAGAGGGACGGGAATGTGTCAGTAATGACTCGCTATCGACTTCAAGAATATCTGCTAAATGGAAAAGTGGATTACATTTGTTACGCATCCAAAGTTTGGGTCGAGGATACGGAAAAATTTATTTGGACAAAGCCTTTATTCACTAAACGTGAAGTTCTTCTTGGGCCAACTCCGATGCCAAAAGATCCTAAAAAACTTAAGGGCAAAACTATTGGAACCATACTTGGCTATGTCTACCCCAAACTGGATCCGCTATTTCAGTCGAAATGGCTTCAGCGTGAGGATGCCTCGAGCGAGTTTTCGAATCTCAATAAGTTAAGATACGGACGAGTCAAATATGTAGTAACCGACGAAATTTTTATAGAGTACTACAACTTTCTAAACAAAGACCAATCCCTCGATGAGGGTCGACAAAGAATACCTCTGCAAAAGTACGATGTCTCTTGCTTAATAAGTCGCAAGAGCTCACTGACAGTTCAGGAATTGAATCGGGCCATTAGCAAATTAAAATCCAGCGGCGAGCTAAAGAAGATATTTAAAAAATACGGTGTCGATCTCCATTAA
- a CDS encoding DUF4423 domain-containing protein, which translates to MSKTETFFHHEYLKQELAKRMQVNPHYSLRSFARDLDVGHSWLSEFLAGKKGLSEATAEKIVTILSLSRQDAELFKLSSRAAHARSGAERARALSELKQIQPKKIRKVKAQEFARAGCWYHLAILELTELPDFKHHELDIAQRLRLPKSTVSRALDELVSHGHLKIENGKMQAVSAQSESDMDIPSIAIRQFHEQILQLGQRALHEQIVDQREFMSTTLAFNTDRMAEAKKAIREFQNYFSKEFYQETDNKDSIYQMSMQFFRMDKKGNSV; encoded by the coding sequence TTGAGTAAGACAGAAACCTTTTTCCATCATGAATATCTGAAGCAGGAGCTCGCAAAAAGAATGCAGGTCAATCCGCATTACTCGCTGCGATCTTTCGCTCGGGATCTTGACGTGGGCCACTCGTGGCTTTCTGAATTCCTGGCTGGAAAAAAGGGCCTGTCCGAAGCCACTGCTGAAAAAATCGTTACAATCCTGTCGCTCAGCCGCCAGGACGCTGAACTTTTCAAACTCAGTTCTCGCGCAGCTCATGCACGTTCAGGTGCGGAGCGCGCGCGTGCTTTGTCTGAATTAAAACAAATTCAGCCTAAAAAAATACGCAAAGTAAAAGCCCAGGAGTTTGCACGCGCTGGCTGCTGGTACCATCTGGCGATCTTGGAGCTTACAGAACTCCCCGACTTTAAACATCATGAACTGGATATCGCGCAAAGACTGCGCCTGCCCAAATCCACGGTCAGCCGCGCTTTGGATGAGCTGGTCTCACACGGACACTTAAAGATTGAAAACGGTAAAATGCAGGCCGTCTCCGCCCAGTCAGAATCCGACATGGATATTCCAAGTATCGCTATCCGCCAGTTTCACGAACAGATACTGCAACTGGGCCAACGCGCCTTACACGAGCAAATAGTCGATCAGCGTGAATTTATGAGCACGACATTAGCCTTCAATACCGATCGCATGGCCGAGGCAAAAAAGGCCATTCGTGAGTTTCAAAATTATTTTTCCAAAGAATTCTATCAGGAAACCGACAACAAAGATTCGATTTATCAAATGTCGATGCAGTTCTTCCGCATGGATAAAAAAGGGAATAGCGTATGA
- a CDS encoding NUDIX hydrolase, with protein sequence MARPAFRDDKEYYESLPGKRISTGALVFYKNQALLVQPSYSAGWILPGGTVEAEESPMEGLIREVKENLGIIITPTHVLAIDYIPNKDIKGEYLSFLFGAVDLNESQAQNISVSLKNTKDFKFVDMNIAYSMLVPSVSRRVQSALKAVTENYVMVYLEDGKIPPRDLPL encoded by the coding sequence ATGGCTAGACCCGCCTTTAGAGACGACAAAGAATATTATGAATCACTCCCTGGCAAACGCATTAGCACCGGCGCACTGGTGTTCTATAAAAACCAGGCTCTGCTGGTGCAACCTTCATACTCCGCAGGATGGATTTTGCCGGGAGGCACAGTTGAAGCCGAAGAGTCGCCGATGGAAGGACTCATTCGCGAAGTGAAGGAAAACCTCGGTATCATCATCACCCCGACCCACGTCTTGGCGATCGACTACATCCCCAACAAAGATATCAAGGGCGAGTATTTAAGTTTCTTGTTTGGCGCCGTGGATTTGAATGAATCACAAGCGCAAAACATTTCGGTATCTTTAAAGAACACCAAAGATTTTAAATTCGTCGACATGAACATCGCGTATTCGATGTTGGTTCCTTCGGTTTCCCGACGCGTGCAAAGTGCACTGAAAGCGGTGACTGAAAACTATGTTATGGTTTACCTTGAAGACGGAAAGATTCCGCCGCGGGATTTGCCGCTTTAA
- a CDS encoding outer membrane beta-barrel protein yields the protein MKKMWLVLALMVGFSVNAKADILIEPYLGYEMGSHTDYSPTGKTELVNMGARLAYKTPVMLWVGLDYNLGVSGKYKPDGASNYDAKRNTLYAVAGIDLPILLRGWVGYGVMSEIKLDGTGNPKIEGKPVKIGVGTTLLPFISLNLEYTMENIDKIKTDSGDVADKGKMDSWMLSVSLPLQF from the coding sequence ATGAAAAAAATGTGGCTAGTATTAGCACTGATGGTTGGATTCTCAGTAAATGCAAAAGCGGATATTTTGATTGAGCCGTACTTGGGTTACGAGATGGGTTCGCATACAGATTATAGCCCGACAGGTAAGACTGAGTTAGTAAACATGGGCGCGCGCCTAGCTTACAAAACTCCGGTTATGTTGTGGGTGGGTTTGGATTACAACTTGGGTGTAAGTGGTAAATATAAACCAGATGGCGCGTCTAACTATGATGCAAAACGCAACACTCTTTATGCAGTAGCAGGTATTGACCTTCCAATCTTGCTAAGAGGTTGGGTTGGTTATGGCGTGATGAGTGAAATCAAACTCGATGGTACTGGCAATCCAAAAATCGAAGGTAAGCCAGTGAAAATCGGTGTTGGCACAACACTTCTTCCATTCATCTCTTTGAATCTTGAGTACACAATGGAAAACATCGACAAAATTAAAACAGATTCTGGCGATGTTGCGGATAAAGGTAAAATGGACTCATGGATGCTTTCTGTGTCCCTGCCTCTTCAATTCTAA